The following proteins are co-located in the Deinococcus metallilatus genome:
- the rlmN gene encoding 23S rRNA (adenine(2503)-C(2))-methyltransferase RlmN, which translates to MQLLLDLHPDRYPLEGFRQRQLLEWVFVQGVGTFGAMTNLPAEVRADLAARYTLNPFREIETVRSADGSVKYLFTLLDGRQMEAVYMPYLDRKTICVSTMVGCPAKCAFCATGAMGFGRNLTPGEIVGQVLAVAGGEGLAPRELRNLVFMGMGEPLLNYEHTMQAARILLHPQALGMSKRRVTLSTVGLPKGIRRLAAEDDLGIKLAISLHAPDEATRQRIIPTGHRNSIAEIMAAAREYQAVTGRRVTFEYSMLRGVNDHLWQAEELAELLRGLVSHVNLIPMNPWDGSGFESSTEEEIQAFYDVLAGRGVDVSVRRSRGKDAGAACGQLALKRPGAAPAPA; encoded by the coding sequence ATGCAGCTTCTCCTCGACCTTCACCCCGACCGGTACCCGCTTGAGGGCTTCCGGCAGCGGCAACTGCTGGAGTGGGTGTTCGTGCAGGGCGTCGGCACCTTCGGCGCCATGACGAACCTGCCCGCGGAGGTGCGGGCCGACCTCGCCGCACGCTACACCCTGAATCCCTTCCGCGAGATCGAGACGGTACGCAGCGCGGACGGCTCGGTGAAGTACCTCTTTACGCTGCTCGACGGGCGGCAGATGGAGGCGGTCTACATGCCCTACCTCGACCGCAAGACCATCTGCGTGTCCACGATGGTCGGGTGCCCCGCCAAGTGCGCCTTCTGCGCGACGGGCGCGATGGGCTTCGGGCGCAACCTGACGCCGGGCGAGATCGTGGGGCAGGTGCTGGCGGTGGCGGGCGGTGAGGGCCTCGCGCCGCGCGAGCTGCGGAATCTGGTGTTCATGGGCATGGGCGAGCCACTGCTGAACTACGAGCACACCATGCAGGCGGCCCGCATCCTGCTGCACCCCCAGGCGCTCGGCATGAGTAAACGCCGGGTGACGCTCAGTACCGTGGGCTTGCCCAAGGGCATCCGGCGGCTGGCGGCGGAGGACGACCTGGGCATCAAGCTGGCGATCAGCCTGCACGCGCCGGACGAGGCGACCCGGCAGCGCATCATCCCCACCGGGCACCGCAACTCCATCGCGGAGATCATGGCGGCGGCGCGGGAGTATCAGGCCGTGACGGGCCGCCGGGTGACCTTCGAATACTCCATGCTGCGCGGCGTGAACGACCATCTCTGGCAGGCGGAGGAACTGGCCGAACTGCTGCGCGGCCTGGTCAGCCACGTGAACCTGATCCCGATGAATCCCTGGGACGGCTCGGGCTTTGAAAGCAGCACCGAGGAGGAGATCCAGGCCTTTTACGACGTGCTGGCCGGGCGCGGCGTGGACGTGAGCGTGCGCCGCTCGCGGGGCAAGGACGCGGGCGCGGCCTGCGGACAACTGGCCTTGAAACGGCCTGGGGCCGCCCCCGCTCCGGCCTGA
- a CDS encoding tetratricopeptide repeat protein: MTQPNLKVLLGLLLATSPAASAQTLLDTSAAISVQNTLQQTGTPVRPQVPTLPSPAATPTGTNSPSPAAAPAPPPPPPFTEQQQAALTQAQTALGAGQLPQARTLFERLIAQNYRQPEPHFGLGLTLLAQGNLKGAAFEFTQLVTLAPGRPEGPYNLGVIATREGRYADARRLYGEAAALARTQASPATQRQVLEALAAEQTRAGEFAALSATLAEITALDPQDVDAQFRLAQAQVLAGQGAAALPGAYAVLERQPQRLDAALLVADIYLGQGLPDRAVRELDTAAGRVKTGGDRAALLLRKADILATRGDTRGAVLAAQAATREDGRSAAAFARLAELHTQRNDRPAALAAYQKATALAPQNAAYWTGQAAVRLALGQIAEAARDAAQAQRLSPDPATLARAQFVQGVAAYRQGQYGPARAALRSSTLKAPSAKAYLWLGLSAYALKDYAGAATALGESVKLNPTPTARQNLASALLASARYAEAEAILRGLVSDNPGSGEAWYLLGLAQRAQAREPEARQSFKTAAHLGNTQAKGALK, from the coding sequence GTGACCCAACCCAACCTCAAGGTGCTGCTTGGCCTGCTGCTGGCCACCTCTCCCGCCGCCTCGGCCCAGACGCTGCTCGATACGTCGGCGGCCATCTCCGTCCAGAACACGTTGCAGCAGACAGGAACACCGGTCAGGCCACAGGTGCCCACGCTGCCGTCCCCGGCGGCCACGCCGACCGGGACGAACAGCCCCAGCCCGGCCGCTGCCCCGGCGCCCCCCCCACCTCCGCCCTTCACCGAACAGCAGCAGGCGGCGCTCACGCAGGCGCAGACCGCGCTGGGCGCCGGGCAGTTGCCGCAGGCCCGCACGCTGTTCGAGCGCCTGATCGCGCAGAACTACCGGCAGCCCGAACCGCATTTCGGCCTGGGCCTGACGCTGCTGGCCCAGGGCAACCTGAAGGGCGCGGCCTTCGAGTTCACCCAGCTGGTCACCCTCGCGCCCGGTCGCCCTGAAGGGCCGTACAACCTGGGCGTGATCGCCACCCGTGAAGGCCGCTACGCCGACGCGCGGCGCCTCTACGGCGAGGCGGCCGCCCTCGCCCGCACCCAGGCCAGCCCCGCCACCCAGCGGCAGGTGCTCGAAGCCCTGGCCGCCGAACAGACCCGCGCCGGAGAGTTCGCGGCCCTGAGCGCCACCCTGGCTGAGATCACGGCGCTCGATCCCCAGGACGTGGACGCCCAGTTCCGGCTGGCGCAGGCCCAGGTGCTCGCCGGTCAGGGCGCCGCCGCGCTGCCCGGTGCCTACGCCGTGCTGGAGCGCCAGCCGCAGCGGCTGGACGCGGCCCTGCTCGTCGCGGACATCTACCTGGGCCAGGGGCTGCCGGACCGGGCGGTGCGCGAACTGGACACCGCCGCCGGGCGCGTCAAGACTGGCGGGGACCGGGCCGCCCTGCTGCTCCGCAAGGCGGACATCCTGGCCACGCGGGGGGACACGCGGGGAGCGGTTCTCGCCGCGCAGGCCGCGACCCGCGAGGACGGCCGGAGCGCCGCCGCGTTCGCGCGCCTGGCCGAACTGCACACCCAGCGCAACGACCGCCCCGCCGCGCTCGCCGCCTACCAGAAGGCCACGGCGCTCGCGCCGCAGAATGCCGCGTACTGGACCGGCCAGGCGGCGGTGCGGCTGGCGCTGGGGCAGATCGCGGAGGCGGCCCGGGACGCCGCGCAGGCCCAGCGCCTGAGCCCCGACCCGGCGACCCTGGCCCGCGCCCAGTTCGTGCAGGGGGTCGCGGCGTACCGCCAGGGCCAGTACGGTCCGGCGCGGGCCGCGCTGCGCTCCAGCACCCTCAAGGCGCCCAGTGCCAAGGCATACCTGTGGCTGGGCCTCAGCGCCTACGCCCTCAAGGACTACGCCGGGGCCGCGACCGCTCTGGGCGAGAGCGTGAAACTGAACCCCACACCCACCGCGCGGCAGAACCTCGCGTCGGCGCTGCTGGCCTCCGCCCGCTACGCCGAGGCCGAGGCCATCTTGCGCGGTCTGGTCAGCGACAACCCGGGAAGCGGCGAGGCGTGGTACCTGCTGGGCCTCGCGCAACGCGCCCAGGCCCGTGAACCCGAGGCCCGCCAGTCCTTCAAGACCGCCGCCCATCTGGGGAACACCCAGGCGAAGGGAGCACTGAAATGA
- the rpoC gene encoding DNA-directed RNA polymerase subunit beta', whose translation MKDFNKVRIAIASPAKIREWSFGEVEKPETINYRTLKPEREGLFDERIFGPQKDYECACGKYKRQRYEGKVCERCGVEVTSSKVRRYRMGHIDLATPAAHIWYVKDTPSKIGTLLDLSAGQLEKVLYFSSFLVTQPLNAQKEGRPLKRGELLSDDEYRELRFGRQETYTLPNGTEAVIRDGEYVTRGQVLGGNVVSKMDGLAQYRFPRRAEIAYAEQVEASLPLPAEVLVEQDSFRAGEILAELEQDVQITAPVDGTAFLFEMGEDSVMVELRDSAAEDAAQGEVLARVYIPHGMNVQVAEGEVVEAGTVLATAEAGDRLRVSRDSRLTDVTFPKKKGDVKVTAHWTRRVEYAINPTMHVLVGDGSEVRKGQKVVGAIDKEEEVVAEADGVITLHAPASIIVSKAKVYSYQDEPLVVNGDRVEPGDELADSGNLRSEISGRVEIDLVRKQVRVIESYDFEAKMGAEAVKELLDDLDLDQLEAELGEQMKDNSRHKRAKARKRLEVVRSFKRSGNNPSWMILETVPVMPPDLRPMVQVDGGRFATSDLNDLYRRLINRNNRLKKLMSQGAPDMIIRNEKRMLQEAVDALIDNGRRGSPVTNPGSDRSLRSLTDLLGGKQGRFRQNLLGKRVDYSGRSVIVVGPQLKLHQCGVPKRMALELFKPFLFKVLEEKGEVTNIKQARKMLERYRDTRDSVWDALEEVIEDKVVLLNRAPTLHRLGIQAFEPVLVEGQSIQLHPLVCEAFNADFDGDQMAIHVPLSAQAQAEARIQMLSAHNLLSPANGEPNVKPSRDIILGIFTLTQLRKDNLGAGSEFANEQDALNALNEGRVALNTPITVNGVETSPGRLKYVFSSPDEAIMAVDRGEIDYQDHVRIRLNGTVYDTSAGRVMFRRLVQEALGAQGHLVDTLVNLDTAYEKDHLKDMVMACYKELGIEATAGLLDALKDNGFKLSTTSGITIGIDDIVLPPNKGELLAEADEKLAAIEQNYEFGFMTDEERYKQVVQLWNDTTDEVKNAVFENFSRNYPFNPLWIMSQSGARGNPQQIRQLAGMRGLMARPDGSTIEVPIKASFREGLTVLEYFISTHGARKGGADTALRTADSGYLTRKLVDVAHEVVVRDVDCGTTDYTIMPLGATDERTGEWRTRKGSEIETSIYGRTLTADVELQGGRVIPAGEMLSLEDVKAITKDAKNIGEVFVRTPLNCRVRAGVCQKCYGYDLSQAKPVSMGEAVGVVAAESIGEPGTQLTMRTFHTGGVAGGGDITMGLPRVIELFEARKPKTQAVVADRDGVVRIEEEEERYLVRIEAEDEAFSSKTATKISKGLRLIVRDGDHVEAGQPLTRGAINPHDLLLYKDTDAAQRYLVEEVQRVYRSQGVKVHDKHIEVIVRQMLRYVEITDGGDTDLLEGQTVERWEVDQANEALAEGQTPASWKPVLLGITKSSLTTKSWLSAASFQHTTHVLTEASMRGQVDDLIGLKENVILGKLIPAGTGLTTVREMQVADDRTLEKYGEGNVSPDSVTGTQRYDDTRPVSTPINPSYGD comes from the coding sequence ATGAAAGATTTCAACAAAGTCCGTATCGCCATCGCCAGCCCCGCGAAAATCCGCGAGTGGAGCTTTGGCGAGGTGGAAAAGCCGGAAACGATCAACTACCGCACGCTCAAGCCCGAGCGTGAGGGCCTCTTCGACGAACGCATCTTCGGGCCGCAGAAGGACTACGAGTGCGCCTGCGGCAAGTACAAGCGTCAGCGGTATGAAGGCAAGGTCTGCGAACGCTGCGGCGTGGAAGTCACCTCCAGCAAGGTGCGGCGCTACCGCATGGGCCATATCGACCTGGCGACGCCCGCCGCGCACATCTGGTACGTGAAGGACACGCCCAGCAAGATCGGCACGCTGCTGGACCTCTCGGCCGGGCAACTGGAAAAGGTGCTGTACTTCAGTTCCTTCCTGGTCACCCAGCCGCTCAACGCGCAGAAGGAAGGCCGCCCGCTCAAGCGCGGCGAGCTGCTCAGCGACGACGAGTACCGCGAGCTGCGCTTCGGCCGTCAGGAGACGTACACCCTGCCCAACGGCACCGAGGCCGTGATTCGCGACGGCGAGTACGTCACGCGCGGTCAGGTGCTGGGCGGCAACGTGGTCAGCAAGATGGACGGCCTGGCCCAGTACCGTTTCCCCCGCCGCGCCGAGATCGCCTACGCCGAGCAGGTGGAAGCCAGCCTGCCGCTGCCCGCCGAGGTGCTGGTGGAGCAGGACAGCTTCCGCGCCGGGGAAATCCTGGCCGAGCTGGAACAGGACGTGCAGATCACCGCTCCGGTGGACGGTACGGCCTTCCTGTTTGAGATGGGCGAGGACAGCGTGATGGTGGAGCTGCGTGACAGCGCCGCCGAGGACGCCGCGCAAGGCGAAGTGTTGGCCCGCGTGTACATCCCGCACGGGATGAACGTGCAGGTGGCCGAGGGCGAAGTGGTGGAGGCCGGGACCGTCCTGGCGACCGCCGAAGCCGGGGACCGCCTGCGCGTGAGCCGCGACAGCCGCCTGACCGACGTCACCTTCCCCAAGAAGAAGGGGGACGTGAAGGTCACGGCGCACTGGACCCGCCGCGTCGAGTACGCGATCAACCCCACGATGCACGTGCTGGTCGGGGACGGCTCGGAAGTCCGCAAGGGCCAGAAGGTCGTCGGGGCCATCGACAAGGAAGAGGAGGTCGTGGCGGAAGCCGACGGGGTCATCACCCTGCACGCCCCCGCCTCCATCATCGTCAGCAAGGCCAAGGTCTACTCCTACCAGGACGAGCCGCTGGTGGTGAACGGGGACCGCGTGGAGCCGGGTGACGAGCTGGCCGACAGCGGCAACCTGCGCTCGGAAATCTCGGGCCGCGTGGAGATCGACCTGGTGCGCAAGCAGGTCCGCGTGATCGAGTCCTACGACTTCGAGGCCAAGATGGGCGCGGAGGCCGTCAAGGAACTGCTCGACGACCTCGACCTCGACCAGCTGGAGGCCGAGCTGGGCGAGCAGATGAAGGACAACAGCCGCCACAAGCGTGCCAAGGCCCGCAAGCGGCTGGAAGTGGTCCGCTCCTTCAAGCGCAGCGGCAACAACCCCTCCTGGATGATTCTGGAGACGGTGCCGGTGATGCCGCCCGATCTGCGCCCGATGGTGCAGGTGGACGGTGGGCGCTTTGCGACGTCGGACCTCAACGACCTGTACCGCCGCCTGATCAACCGCAACAACCGCCTCAAGAAGCTGATGAGCCAGGGCGCGCCCGACATGATCATCCGCAACGAGAAGCGCATGCTTCAGGAAGCGGTGGACGCGCTGATCGACAACGGGCGGCGCGGCTCGCCCGTCACCAACCCCGGCTCCGACCGCAGCCTGCGCTCGCTGACCGACCTGCTGGGTGGCAAGCAGGGCCGGTTCCGCCAGAACCTGCTCGGGAAGCGCGTGGACTACTCGGGCCGCTCGGTGATCGTGGTGGGTCCGCAACTCAAGCTGCACCAGTGCGGTGTGCCCAAGCGCATGGCCCTCGAACTCTTCAAGCCGTTCCTGTTCAAGGTGCTGGAGGAGAAGGGCGAGGTCACCAACATCAAGCAGGCCCGCAAGATGCTCGAACGCTACCGCGACACCCGCGACAGCGTGTGGGACGCGCTGGAAGAGGTCATCGAGGACAAGGTGGTGCTGCTGAACCGCGCGCCGACCCTCCACCGCCTGGGCATCCAGGCCTTCGAGCCGGTGCTGGTCGAAGGGCAGTCGATCCAGCTTCACCCCCTCGTCTGTGAAGCCTTCAACGCCGACTTCGACGGCGACCAGATGGCGATTCACGTGCCGCTCTCGGCGCAGGCGCAGGCGGAAGCGCGCATCCAGATGCTCTCCGCGCACAACCTGCTGTCGCCCGCGAACGGCGAGCCGAACGTGAAGCCCAGCCGCGACATCATCCTCGGCATCTTCACGCTGACGCAGCTCCGCAAGGACAACCTGGGCGCGGGGAGCGAATTCGCCAACGAGCAGGACGCGCTGAACGCGCTGAACGAAGGCCGCGTGGCGCTGAACACGCCGATCACCGTGAACGGCGTGGAAACCAGCCCCGGCCGCCTGAAGTACGTCTTCTCCAGCCCCGACGAGGCGATCATGGCCGTGGACCGCGGCGAGATCGACTACCAGGATCACGTCCGCATCCGCCTCAACGGCACGGTGTACGACACCAGCGCGGGGCGCGTGATGTTCCGCCGCCTGGTGCAGGAAGCTCTCGGCGCGCAGGGGCACCTGGTCGATACGCTGGTGAACCTCGACACCGCCTACGAGAAGGATCACCTCAAGGACATGGTGATGGCCTGCTACAAGGAGCTGGGCATCGAGGCGACGGCGGGGCTGCTGGACGCCCTCAAGGACAACGGCTTCAAGCTGTCCACCACCTCGGGCATCACCATTGGCATCGACGACATCGTGCTGCCGCCCAACAAGGGTGAACTGCTGGCCGAGGCCGACGAGAAACTCGCCGCCATCGAGCAGAACTACGAGTTCGGCTTCATGACCGACGAGGAGCGTTACAAGCAGGTCGTGCAGCTCTGGAACGACACCACGGACGAAGTCAAGAACGCGGTGTTCGAGAACTTCAGCCGCAACTACCCCTTCAACCCGCTCTGGATCATGAGCCAGTCGGGTGCCCGCGGCAACCCGCAGCAGATCCGTCAGCTCGCCGGGATGCGCGGCCTGATGGCCCGCCCCGACGGCAGCACCATCGAGGTGCCGATCAAGGCGTCCTTCCGCGAGGGCCTGACCGTGCTGGAGTACTTCATCAGCACGCACGGCGCGCGTAAGGGTGGGGCGGACACCGCGCTGCGTACCGCCGACTCCGGCTACCTGACCCGCAAGCTGGTGGACGTGGCCCACGAGGTCGTCGTGCGCGACGTGGACTGCGGCACCACCGACTACACGATCATGCCGCTGGGCGCGACCGACGAGCGCACCGGCGAGTGGCGCACCCGCAAGGGCAGCGAGATCGAAACCTCAATCTACGGCCGCACCCTGACCGCCGACGTGGAACTGCAAGGCGGCCGCGTGATCCCGGCGGGCGAGATGCTCAGCCTGGAAGACGTGAAGGCGATCACCAAGGACGCCAAGAACATCGGCGAGGTGTTTGTCCGCACGCCGCTGAACTGCCGCGTCCGCGCGGGCGTCTGCCAGAAGTGCTACGGCTACGACCTCTCACAGGCCAAGCCTGTCAGCATGGGTGAAGCGGTGGGTGTGGTGGCCGCCGAGTCCATCGGTGAACCCGGCACGCAGCTCACCATGCGGACCTTCCACACCGGCGGTGTGGCGGGCGGCGGCGACATCACGATGGGTCTGCCCCGCGTGATCGAGCTGTTCGAGGCGCGCAAGCCCAAGACCCAGGCGGTCGTGGCTGACCGCGACGGCGTGGTCCGCATCGAGGAGGAGGAGGAGCGTTACCTCGTCCGCATCGAGGCCGAGGACGAAGCCTTCAGCTCCAAGACCGCGACCAAGATCAGCAAGGGCCTGCGCCTGATCGTGCGCGACGGCGATCACGTGGAAGCCGGGCAGCCCCTCACGCGCGGCGCCATCAACCCCCACGACCTGCTGCTGTACAAGGACACCGACGCCGCCCAGCGGTATCTGGTGGAGGAAGTGCAGCGCGTGTACCGCTCGCAGGGCGTGAAAGTCCACGACAAGCACATTGAGGTGATCGTCCGCCAGATGCTGCGTTACGTGGAGATCACCGACGGCGGCGACACCGACCTGCTCGAAGGGCAGACGGTGGAGCGCTGGGAAGTCGACCAGGCGAACGAGGCCCTGGCGGAAGGCCAGACGCCCGCGAGCTGGAAGCCGGTGCTGCTGGGCATCACCAAGAGCAGCCTGACGACCAAGAGCTGGCTGTCGGCGGCGTCCTTCCAGCACACGACCCACGTGCTGACCGAAGCCTCGATGCGCGGGCAGGTGGACGACCTGATCGGCCTGAAGGAGAACGTGATTCTCGGCAAGCTGATCCCGGCGGGGACCGGCCTCACCACCGTCCGCGAGATGCAGGTGGCCGACGACCGCACGCTGGAGAAGTACGGCGAGGGCAACGTCAGCCCCGACTCGGTGACGGGCACGCAACGCTACGACGACACCCGTCCCGTCAGCACGCCCATCAACCCCAGCTACGGCGACTGA
- a CDS encoding DUF2721 domain-containing protein: MADPNLSVLTAMITPAVLISGAGTLIMSTSTRLGRATDRVRHLTARFKVLVSAEGRQEALAREEKRMIIRQLPRLTRRTRILQRAMTSLYLAVALLVLTSILIGGASLLGNPPGPPPVVLALLGAAALAYAALLLSFETRLSARTTQEEMGFLVDLGQHYAELYGDHEPSGKLRHES, from the coding sequence ATGGCCGACCCCAACCTCAGCGTCCTGACGGCGATGATCACGCCCGCCGTGCTGATCAGCGGCGCGGGGACCCTGATCATGAGCACCAGCACGCGCCTGGGCCGCGCCACCGACCGCGTGCGTCACCTCACGGCCCGTTTCAAGGTGCTGGTCAGTGCCGAGGGCAGGCAGGAGGCCCTCGCCCGCGAGGAAAAACGCATGATCATCCGGCAACTCCCGCGCCTGACCCGCCGCACCCGTATCCTCCAGCGGGCGATGACCTCGCTGTATCTGGCCGTGGCCCTGCTGGTGCTGACCAGCATCCTGATCGGCGGAGCGTCCCTGCTCGGCAATCCCCCCGGCCCCCCGCCCGTCGTCCTCGCGCTGCTGGGGGCGGCGGCCCTCGCCTACGCGGCCCTGCTCCTGAGTTTCGAAACCCGCCTCTCCGCCCGCACCACCCAGGAGGAGATGGGGTTTCTGGTGGACCTCGGCCAGCATTACGCGGAGCTGTACGGCGACCACGAACCCTCCGGTAAGCTGCGTCATGAATCTTGA
- a CDS encoding redox-sensing transcriptional repressor Rex, translating to MTGIPTATISRLVTYLRILEGLEAQDVSRTSSGDLAERAGVTAFQVRKDLAYFGRFGTRGMGYTVPILKRELLRVLGLNQTWNVVIVGLGRLGQAIANYPGASDYQFQYVGLFDVNPELIGQNVRGLPVRHVDELREFTRTTRVDMGFLAVPPERAQDAAQSLADAGVRGILNFAPTVIQPRTLERSGQQEISDEWRAVIVENVDFLAGMKRLAFYILNPHLSTVDTEETE from the coding sequence ATGACCGGCATTCCGACCGCGACCATCAGCAGGCTCGTGACCTACCTGCGCATTCTGGAAGGGCTGGAGGCGCAGGACGTGAGCCGCACCAGCAGTGGCGACCTCGCCGAGCGGGCCGGGGTCACCGCCTTCCAGGTCCGCAAGGACCTCGCCTACTTCGGGCGCTTCGGCACGCGCGGCATGGGGTACACCGTGCCGATCCTCAAGCGCGAGCTGCTGCGGGTGCTGGGCCTGAACCAGACCTGGAACGTGGTGATCGTCGGCCTGGGCCGCCTGGGTCAGGCCATCGCCAACTACCCCGGCGCCAGCGACTACCAGTTCCAGTACGTGGGCCTCTTCGATGTGAACCCAGAACTGATCGGCCAGAACGTGCGCGGCCTGCCGGTGCGGCACGTGGATGAGCTGCGCGAGTTCACCCGGACCACCCGGGTGGACATGGGCTTTCTGGCCGTGCCGCCCGAACGCGCCCAGGACGCTGCCCAGAGCCTCGCCGACGCGGGGGTGCGGGGGATTCTGAACTTCGCGCCCACCGTCATCCAGCCGCGCACCCTGGAACGGTCCGGCCAGCAAGAAATCAGTGATGAATGGCGTGCTGTGATTGTGGAGAACGTGGATTTCCTGGCGGGGATGAAACGCCTCGCCTTTTACATCCTGAACCCGCATCTCAGCACCGTGGATACAGAGGAGACTGAATGA
- a CDS encoding SPOR domain-containing protein has protein sequence MSRTESKPRRWPDLLIGLLVLLLLAGFASLLLGQRRSQVAQAPAAPVTEPAPVPESPSADIPAAPGTDLTPDNNGATAPAASTPPADTSGTDQGNTASSQPGTSAPASQPDHSTQTSSPAATSPATAPAAAPRTDTASSSSPATKPEETPTPGTTPPPAASGNAPTSNGVPVVPAEPIPAAPAAPPVPAVTLTPPPVNPTVPAPAQPSASPRAGGAVATSEQRMPLRSDYRISLGTFASTDAAQSRTQGVRDLGYTIYPIDVGNQVVAQVGPFADEATARQALSDIHRVYPRALLYAPRHRTLTENSESGSSSSSGSDTNGTASEPDRTAAPASPTPTTPAPSEATAPAAASPAPAPSGPVYLQVGAFDRVESAQTLVGQLREQGYAPTVNAPEGRKVTVLIGPFSGAALTSAEEKLDANGFDHFRVR, from the coding sequence ATGAGCCGCACGGAGAGCAAACCCCGCCGCTGGCCGGACCTCCTGATCGGCCTGCTGGTGCTGCTGCTGCTCGCGGGTTTCGCGTCCCTGCTGCTCGGCCAGCGCCGTTCACAGGTCGCCCAGGCCCCGGCCGCGCCCGTCACGGAACCGGCCCCGGTGCCGGAGAGCCCCAGCGCCGATATCCCCGCCGCCCCCGGCACCGACCTCACCCCGGACAACAACGGGGCAACCGCTCCCGCAGCCTCCACCCCGCCTGCGGACACGAGCGGGACGGATCAGGGCAACACCGCCAGCAGCCAACCGGGCACCTCGGCCCCGGCCTCCCAGCCGGACCACAGCACACAAACGTCCAGTCCAGCAGCGACCAGTCCAGCGACGGCGCCTGCGGCAGCTCCCCGGACAGACACGGCCTCCTCCAGTTCGCCTGCGACCAAGCCGGAAGAGACGCCGACGCCGGGCACGACCCCCCCGCCCGCAGCCTCCGGCAACGCGCCGACCAGCAACGGCGTCCCGGTGGTGCCCGCCGAACCCATCCCGGCGGCCCCCGCCGCGCCCCCTGTCCCCGCAGTCACGTTGACGCCTCCGCCGGTCAACCCCACGGTGCCAGCCCCAGCACAGCCGTCCGCCTCACCCCGGGCCGGGGGAGCGGTGGCCACCAGCGAGCAGCGGATGCCCCTGCGCAGTGACTACCGCATCAGCCTGGGCACGTTCGCCTCGACCGACGCTGCGCAGAGCCGCACGCAGGGTGTCCGCGATCTGGGGTACACCATCTACCCCATCGACGTGGGGAATCAGGTCGTCGCGCAGGTCGGCCCCTTCGCGGACGAGGCGACGGCCCGGCAGGCCCTGAGCGACATCCACCGCGTCTACCCCCGGGCGCTCCTGTACGCTCCCCGCCACCGCACCCTGACGGAGAACAGCGAGAGCGGGAGCAGTAGCAGCAGCGGCAGTGACACCAACGGGACCGCCAGTGAACCGGACCGCACCGCTGCCCCGGCGTCTCCCACCCCCACCACCCCGGCGCCCAGTGAGGCCACGGCTCCGGCCGCCGCCTCGCCTGCCCCCGCTCCCAGCGGTCCGGTTTACCTCCAGGTCGGGGCCTTTGACCGGGTGGAGAGCGCGCAGACCCTGGTCGGCCAGCTCCGCGAGCAGGGGTACGCGCCCACGGTGAACGCCCCCGAGGGCCGCAAGGTCACCGTGCTGATCGGTCCCTTCAGCGGCGCGGCCCTGACCAGCGCCGAGGAGAAGCTGGACGCGAACGGCTTCGACCACTTCCGGGTCCGGTGA
- a CDS encoding DUF1905 domain-containing protein, translated as MNLEFSGPLWYWRGPAPWYFVTVPAEPCHDLQAASKLVTYGWGMIPVQAWIGATGWKTSLFPKDGRYIVPVKASVRKAENLEEGDEVTVRLEVG; from the coding sequence ATGAATCTTGAGTTCAGCGGCCCCCTCTGGTACTGGCGTGGCCCTGCCCCCTGGTACTTCGTGACCGTTCCGGCAGAGCCATGCCACGATCTGCAAGCCGCCTCAAAGCTCGTGACGTACGGCTGGGGGATGATTCCGGTGCAGGCCTGGATCGGCGCAACCGGGTGGAAGACTTCTTTGTTTCCCAAAGATGGCCGCTACATCGTGCCGGTCAAAGCAAGTGTCCGGAAGGCAGAAAATCTCGAAGAAGGCGACGAGGTAACGGTTCGCCTTGAAGTGGGGTAG